A single window of Ornithorhynchus anatinus isolate Pmale09 chromosome 3, mOrnAna1.pri.v4, whole genome shotgun sequence DNA harbors:
- the FANK1 gene encoding fibronectin type 3 and ankyrin repeat domains protein 1 isoform X3, producing MPRGTLSVSYIRRGYATQHVVEGLEPRTLYRFRLKVTSPTGESEYSPVVAVSTTREPLSSEHLHRAVTMNDEELLVRVLQGRHVPVDAPNRLGFTALMVAAQKGFTSLVKILVQNGTDVSGRNSSGKDSLMLACYSGHLDIVQYLRAHGASWEARDLGGCTALHWAADGGHCHVIEWMLQDGCKVNVLDAVSGWSPLMRVSAVSGHRDVASLLIEAGADVNVRDKDGKTPLMVAVLNNHEELVQLLLDKGADPNVTNEVTPAGRDTRGVRQERPADGQSFRQREPGGLAGGTEAGPRDQEAACFLSPGRVRGGPASLWPHPPGSSSASDVPPAPRPAPRPHLCPVPPPPCPVPPHVLPCAACKPCCLPSALDASLLPLTEFAGPGPGPPTPPPLASCPLVLSLLAPECQPRNRQL from the exons GGGCTATGCCACTCAGCACGTCGTCGAGGGCCTGGAGCCCCGGACCCTATATAGATTCCGGCTGAAGGTCACCAGCCCCACCGGAGAGTCCGAATACAGTCCGGTAGTCGCCGTGTCTACCACCA GGGAGCCGCTGAGCAGCGAGCACCTGCACCGCGCCGTCACCATGAACGACGAGGAGCTGCTCGTCCGTGTCCTCCAGGGACG GCACGTTCCAGTGGACGCCCCTAACCGGCTGGGGTTCACCGCCCTCATGGTCGCGGCGCAGAAGGGATTCACCAG CCTCGTGAAGATCCTGGTTCAGAATGGGACGGACGTGTCTGGGAGGAACAGCAGCGGCAAGGACAG CCTGATGCTCGCTTGTTATTCCGGACACCTGGACATCGTTCAGTATCTGAGAGCCCACGGCGCGTCCTGGGAGGCCCGAGATCTCGGCGGGTGTACGGCCTTGCACTGGGCGGCAGACGGGGGCCACTGCCACGTCATCGAATGGATGCTTCAGGATGGCTGCAAG GTGAACGTGTTGGACGCCGTGTCCGGGTGGAGCCCGCTGATGAGGGTGTCGGCCGTCTCGGGCCACAGGGACGTGGCCTCGCTGCTGATCGAGGCGGGAGCCGACGTCAACGTGAGGGACAAAGACGGGAAGACGCCCCTGATG GTGGCCGTCCTCAACAACCACGAAGAGTTGGTTCAACTCCTGCTGGACAAAGGGGCTGACCCCAACGTGACTAATGAGGTGACCCCGGCCGGCCGAGACACCCGGGGAG TTCGGCAAGAGCGTCCTGCAGATGGCCAGAGTTTTCGGCAGAGAG AGCCTGGTGGCCTTGCTGGAGGAACGGAAGCAGGGCCCCGGGACCAAGAAGCCGCCTGCTTCCTGAGCCCAGGCCGGGTCCGAGGGGGCCCCGCGAGCCTCTGGCCTCACCCGCCTGGGTCCTCCTCAGCCTCGGACGTtccgcccgccccgcgccccgcgccccgcccccacctctgccccgtccccccgccgccctGCCCCGTCCCACCCCATGTGCTGCCATGTGCCGCTTGCAAACCCTGCTGTCTGCCCAGTGCCCTGGACGCTTCACTTCTGCCACTGACCGAATTCGCTGggcctggccccggcccgccgacCCCACCACCACTGGCCTCATGCCCGCTAGTCCTATCACTGCTGGCCCCTGAGTGCCAACCCCGTAACCGCCAGCTGTGA